The nucleotide sequence CTTCAGCGTCAGGCGGGCGGAGGCATAAGCCTCGCGACCTTTCTGGCCTTGAAGCTCTGGGAAGAGTTCAAATATCTCGTTCCGCTGCGCGTTGCCGATGCCTTTCAGCGAGTAGTCACCCGGCTGGAAGCTCTCGGTCCACGCACCGTTCGACAGCACAACCTCGTGGTTGTCGAACATGAAGTGGATGTAGGTCGTGCCCATCGAGTTGATCGACTGCACACCCTCTGTCGGGTTCACCAGGTGCTTGGCCGAAACCAGAACCTCGTTCTCCTCGAAGTAGAGCGACACGCGGTCGTTGTTGACCAGCATCCGGTGGTTCGGGCTGACCAGCATATCACGCTCTGGCAGGCCGTTCCCAAGGGAGCCCTTCTGGATCAGGACAGGCTGCAGGTGCGGGTTGTTTTGCAACTCGCGGCCGTCCATGCGCTTGGCGCCGATCCAGCGGATTTCCTGAATGCCGTTGTCACGGGTGATGATCTTGTCACCGACCTGAAGGTCTTCGACCAACATCTCACCACGTGGTGTGGCAATCGAGGTACCCGGTGTGAAGCACGGCACGATATTCTCGATTTCCGAGAATTCCAGCGTGCCGATCACCGCACCGCCAACACCGTCGAGGAATTCGATGGTACCGGAGGTCGAGTCGCCATCAGCATCAACCGTCTCACCTACGATCCGCAGCGGGCCAGACCCGGTCAGGTCCAACGTGTCGAAATCGTTGCCGCCGGTACCGCCGTCGATCACATCGCCAATACCCTCACCAGCGCCAACCAGGAACGTATCCGCGTCGTCGCCGCCAGAGATGTCGTCAGCGCCTTCGCCACCAACCAGGGTATCGTCGCCGGTACCACCGGTGATGGTGTCATCGTCGATACCGCCGTCGATGAAGTCGTCGCCAGCGTCGCCATTCAGCACATCGTCGTCATCGGCACCAAAGATAGTGTCGTTGCCGTCGCCGCCATTGACCACATCCATACCGTTGTTCGGCACGAGATCGATCGCGTCTGGGATGTCCAGATTGTCAGGCAGGCCCAGATCGGGGTCGATACCGGCATAGATGGTGTCATCACCAGCACCACCATCGATGATGTCGGAGCCTTCGCCACCAACGATCCGGTCGTCACCTTCGCCACCGTCGATCGTGTCGGCGTCAATGCCGCCATCGATGGTGTCGTTACCGGTGCCACCAAAGATGGTATCCGCGTCGTCGCCGGTGGTGATGGTGTCATCGCCTGCGCCGCCGTCTACGAAGTCGATGTCATCGTTAGGGTCGGTGTCCGCAGGGAACAGGCCTGGATAACCAAGATCAGGCCTTGGGCTGCCGCCGGACGTGTCGATGACGTCGTCGCCGTCGTTGCCTTGCACCGTGTCGGAACCGTCACCGCCGATGATGATATCCGACGCGTTGCCGCCGCGGATGTCGTCGTCACCTTCGCCACCGTCCAGCAAGTCAGGACCAGGCCCGCCAAGCAGCAGATCGTCGCCTTCTTCGCCGTACAGCTCGTCGCCGCCTTGACCAGCGTCCAGCGTATCGTTGCCTTCGCCGCCCGACAGAATGTCAGCGCCTTCGCCGCCCGACAGGTAGTCGTCGCCGGCACCACCATTCAGGGTGTCGTCGCCATCTTCGCCGTAGACCTCATCATCGCCCTCGCCGGCATTGACGATGTCATTACCGTTACCGGCAAACACGATGTCGTCCTGTGGCGCTTCGCCCGGCAGGATTGCGTCGCCGCCGTCAATCACATCACCTTCCGGGTCGTCCAGATAGGTCACGGCCTGGATGACGTCGTCACCATCGGTGCCTTCGACGATACCGTCGCGGACCAAGACCATTACAGTCGCTGTATCAAAACCGCCATTGCCGTCAGTGATGGTGTACTCAAACGTGATTTCACCATCGACAGTTCCGTCTGGCGTGAAGGTCAGCGTACCGTCACCATTGTCGGTGACCGTTCCGCCCGCAGCGGGCTGGGTGAATGAGTCCACCGTCAAGGTATCGCCATCCGGATCGGTATCGTTGCCCACAACGTTGATGATAACCGGCGCAACAATCGTACCGTTCGCAGTGTCATCAACGGCGTCTGGGCCGTCGTTGACGCTGTTCACGGTGATGTTGACAGTGCCTGTATCCGTGCCGCCATTGCCGTCAGAGACGGTGTAGGTGAAGCTGTCCGGCCCATTGTAGCCAGGGTCTGGCTCATAGGTGTACGTGCCGTCGCCATTGTCGATCAGCGTGCCGTTGGTTGGCTGCGTGTCGATGCTTTGCACCGTCAGCGTGTCGCCATCTGCATCAGTGTCATTGGCGATCGGGTCGATGATGACGCTGTCATCCTCATCTACCGTCACATCATCATCCACGGCAACCGGGTCGTCGTTGACCGGCGTCACGGTGATAACGTGGTCAGCCGTGTCGGTCCCGCCGTTGCCGTCGGAGATCTCGTAGCTGATGGTCGCGTCACCATTGAAGTTCTCGGCTGGGGTGAAGGTGACAGTGCCGTCGCCATTGTTCACCAGCGTGCCTTGATCCGCAGGAACGGTGGCCGAAATCACAGACAGCGCGTCGCCATCGGCATCCGTGTCGTTTGCGACAAGATCAACCGTGATCGGCGTATCCTCATCGGTGGTGTCGCTGCCATCATTCGCAACAGGGCCATCGTTTATCGCGCCGACCGAGACAACCGCCTCGCCCTCGTCTTCGCCGCCTTGGCCGTCAACCACTGTGTAGGTGATGGTCGCCGGGCCATTGAAGTTTGGCGCAGGGGTGAAGGTCACAGTGCCGTCGCCATTGTCCACCACGGTGCCTTGGTCCGCAGGAACGGACACAGAGCCGACGCTAAGCGGGTCGCCATCCACGTCGGTGTCGTTGCTGATCAGGTCGATGGTGATCGCTTGATCCTCATCAGTTGTCTCAACATCGTCCACGGCGACCGGGTCGTCGTTCACAGGGGTCACGGTAACAGCAACTTCTGCTGTATCAGTGCCGCCGTTCCCGTCGGTGATCGAGTAAGTGATCGTCGCTTCGCCGTTGAAGTTTTCGGCAGGTGTAAACACCAGCTGATTGCCGACAACCTCGACGCTGCCTTGTTCACTGGGCACAGAGGCACCTGTGATCGTCAGGGCATCGCCTTCCATGTCGGTGTCGTTGGCTAGCGCGTCAATGGTAATCGGCGTGTCTTCGTCAGTCGTAACCGCGTCATCAACAGCATCCGGCCCATCATTGACGCCCTCGATGAAGACGTTGACCACTGCGCCGCCCACGTCCTCGCCACCGTTGCCGTCAACAACCGTATATTCGATTGTTGCAGGACCGGTGTAGTTTGGTGCGGGGGTGAAGGTTACTGTGCCGTCACCATTGTCCACCACGGTGCCTTGGTCCGCAGGAACGGACACAGTTCCGATGGTCAGGTCATCGCCATCAACGTCGAAGTCGTTGTCGATCAGATCGATAACAACAGCAGTGTCTTCTTGGGTGGACGCAATGTCATCAACGGCCACAGGCGCGTCGTTGACAGGTGTCACATTGACCTCGTGGATCGCCGTGTCAGTGCCGCCGTTGCCGTCCTCGATAGAGTAGCTGATCGTCGCCAGACCGTTGAAGTTCTCAGCAGGTGTGAAGACAACTTGGTTGCCAACGATTTCAACAGTGCCCTGCTCTGCCGGAACGGTTGCCCCGGTCACAGTCAGTGCATCACCATCAATGTCAGTGTCATTGGCCAGCACGTCGAGGGTGATTGGCGTGTCTTCGTCTGTCGTATCGACGTCATTCACCGCGTCAGGCGCATCGTTCACCGGTGTCACAGTCACATTGACCGTTGCCATCGAGATGTTGCCGGCCTCGTCTTCGATCTCGTAATCGATCGTCGTATCGCCGTTGAAGTTTTCGTTTGGCGTGAAGGTGATCGTACCGTCAGCGTTGATGGTGACATCGCCGTCCGGAGATGTCGCTTCGATCACGGTCAGGTCGTCGCCCTCTGGGTCCGTGTCGTTGCCCAGAACGTCGATGGTGACGCTGTCATCCTCGTCAACAGTTGCCGTGTCGTCATTGGCCGTTGGGCCTTGGTTGACGCGGTCACCGATGATCTGTTCGATTTCCGTGAATTCCAGCGAGCCGGTGACGTTGCCGCCGCCATCCAGGAATTCAACCGTACCGGAGGTGGAATCGCCATCTGCATCCACAGTCTCGTTCACTACACGGAATACACCTTCGCCGGTCAGATCCAGAACGTCGAAGTCATCGCCGCCTGTGCCGCCGTCAACAGTGTCGCCATCGTTGCCGCCGATGATCGTGTCACGACCATCACCACCAGAGATGGCGTCAGCACCGGCGCCGCCGGTCAGCGTGTCATTGCCGGCTTCCCCGAAGAGCATGTCGTCGCCGTCTTCACCGTTCAGCGTGTCATCGCCACCCTGACCGTGAACCCAGTCATTGCCATCACCTGCATTTACAGTGTCGGAACCCGACCCCATCCAGATTTCGTCGTTGCCCGCGCCGCCTTCGGCAGTGTCGTTGCCCGAACCGCCGATGATCACGTCGTTGCCGTCGCCGCCGTCAAGTGTGTCGTCGCCAGCTTGGCCTTCCAAACGGTCATCGCCGCCCTCGCCAAAGATGGTGTCGTTGCCGTCACCGCCGCGCAGCGTGTCATTGCCATCTTCGCCGTTATCAACAACCGCGACATCAAAGAAGACGTCCGTGATGTTGATGCCGGAGTTGTTGCCGCCGTTCTGCGAGTGATCGATTTCGATCCGGCTTACCGGGCCCGGAATGGTGACAAGCAGCGAGTACTGGTTTGCCGTATCATTTGCGTAGCCGCCATTGCTGTCTGCCGTGTCGGCACCAGCCACACCGTCCGTGTCGGACAATGTCAGATCGTCGCCTGCGCGCAGATTGACGGTGATCGGGTTGCCATGTTCGTCAAATGCGCGAACCGTGACGATCCCGTCGCCATCGATGTCGTTGATGCGGAACGAGACTGTCTCAACCGATTCAGAGAAGTCCAACGCATATTCGATGTCGTTGCCTTGACCATTTGTGGTCGAGGAGAGCGAGCTGTCGTCATCAATGGCTTCGTCACCGGAGTTGATCCCAGTGATCAGCTGATCATTTGACGCAAATTCGGTCTCTGCCGAGCCCTCTTCGCGCTCAACCGAAAACGTAACGTCTACGGAACCGGTGTTTTGCGTGAAGCCACCAGTGTCGTGCTGGTTTTGAATCCAGTTCAGGCTCTCACGTACAGTGACGCCCTCGCCCGGGCCGCTATAGTTGCTGTCGCCATAGATGATGTCATCACCGGCGCCGCCGTTCACGGTGTCATTGCCAGAGCCTGCAAAGACCTGATCGTCGGCTTCACCCGCGTTGATAGTGTCATCGCCACCAAATGCGTCGACAATATCCTCGTCGCCTGACCCGATGCCCGGCACCGCGTCATTGGCATCGATCATGTCGCCGTCTGGATCGCCGGTGTAAGCTACGTCAATGGTTTCCCCATCATTCGTGCCTTCCACGATACCGTCCACAACGTCGTCTGGTGTGCAGTAGCAAATGCCATCAATCGCACCGGACCCAGCCAACTCAACTTCCATACGCGCAACGTTGTCGGTGTTGATGTGGACCGTGCCCTGGCCGTTGTTTCCGGTGATAGGAAGGTTGACCGTGTTGATCAGGTTACCGTCCTCGTCATACAGACGCACCACACCGCCATGCTCTTCGATGTCCAGCACACGGAAGTTCAGAACCTCGGTCGGCTCGTCAAAGTCAAATACGAAGGTGCCGCCGCCAGCGTTATCATCCGGGTCGTGGCTGTCATTATCCTCGGAAATGATCAGCACGTTGCCCATGTTATTGGTCGCAAGGTCGTAATCGTGGCCGGTTGGGTGGTCAGTGTCGAACACCATCGGTTTATGATCATCGTCCAGCGTGGAGATCGTGACCCCGTCGCTCTGGTACTGGTTACCAACAATATCGCCTTTGTGAAGGTCTTCAAACGTGAGCAGTACGTTAGGCATGGTCTTCTCCTTACAAATTCTCTGCACCAGGTCGTTGCGCACCCGACCCAGAGAATTTTTTACTATTACAAATGTACGCGTTCACGGCTGAGGTCTGCCGAAACACCAAAAGGCTGCCCAAGGCAGCCATAACCAGCGTCGCGGTCGCATAAAAAGCCATGTGTTTTCCCCTCAAGGCAAATCAGACGTCTCAAACCCGTGATGAGTGAAAACAGCAGCCAGTCGATGCGGTCGCACAAAACGTTGCGGTCGCCATATACAGGAGTCCCGGGTGTGGCCCGGAAGACTTGGTCGCTCGGTCGTGTAGTGGCTTGGAACACCCAAACGCGCACACGGTCAGTCGCACAAATCAATTCCCGCATCCGGCAGAGATGCGTCATTTCATGCGGCCGCCCCCGTGGCCTATGTCTTCACCCCCCAGATGGGTGTGAGCCAGATTTAGCCGGTGGTTTGAGTCAAAAAAAGCGAAAAATGGCCAAAACTCGTCCATATCCGGTCACATTCTCGAAGGTTCGGCAGCAAATTGAGGCGAAAAATCACGATACCCATCGGATTTTTTCGTCCGAAACCTTGCCCGGCTGGTTGGAATAGACTGGTAATTCAGCTGACACAATTGAACTTAAGCTCTTGAATTAATTAATCTATTTCAGCGCGCTCGAGTAGCCAAAAGGAATGATTTTGCAGCAACTCCACCGAAATGGTGCAAAGGTCCAAATTGCGGCATGTCTCTTGCCGCGCGAATTAACCATGCTCGAAATGACGTCGGGGCACTTTGCACCGAATGTGTACAATCGCACAGGTAGACGCTGATTGTTCCACAAATGTGCCAACCGGCCTCCGAATCGTGTACGCCGACCCGCCACCTTCCCCTGGGGAACTGTGACACCTTCATCCCCTATTGACCCAGAAATCAGAAACAACTGACTGATTCTTGTCGGATTGTATTAAAATTCGAAGTGATGACATGCGAGCGCCTCAATTTGCTCACAATCATCGGAGCGGCGGTCGCAGTGACAGGTTGGTATCGGAGAGTTTTGGTACCCGAGGCCGGACTTGAACCGGCACGCCTCGCGGCAATGGATTTTGAATCCATCGTGTCTACCATTCCACCACTCGGGCCCCGTTGTCATCATGGCGCGGTAGCCGCCACTCAGGGTAGCGGCGGTGTAGCCAAGCTGAAAGGCGGCGTCAATTGGTGGCGTCGCTCCTACTCGAGAAAAACAGTCGAAAAATATCTCACTGGCCGGGGTTCGGCGCCGGCAGATCAGATGTCACACAGAAACTACGATTGGCATAACCTTCTCTGGCCCTGTCCGCGTGCCCCACACGCCCCCCCGCAAACAACCGGGCTTTGATGTGAGCTGCCCCTATTGTTGGCTAAAACATCACCCCGACAAGCCAAAGCGTGATGGACGGGAATGCTACAAGGATAACGACCCGCACCAAGTCCGAAGCCACAAATGGCAACACACCGCGATATGTCTGCGAGATAGGAATGTCGCGACCAACCTGATTGATGATGAACAGGTTCATCCCGACTGGCGGAGTGATGAGCCCAACCTCCACAACGATCAATGTCAGAATGCCGAACCAGATCGCCGTCTGTTCGACCGTCATACCGAAATCCAAAATCTCAATGATCGGAAAGAAGATCGGAATAGTCAGCAAGATCATTGACAGGCTGTCCATTACGCAGCCGAAAATCAGATAGCACGCCAGCATGGCTACCAAAATGGTCATCGGTGCATAGCCCTGCATCGTCACCCAATCCGCCAATGCCTGCGGTGCTTGAGTGAAGGCTAGAAAGGAATTGAACACCTGGGCGCCGAAGATGATGAAGAAAATCATTGCGGAGGCCTGCGCCGTCTCCAACACTGAATCCAGAAACCCCTGCCAATTTAGCCCCCCGGTTGCCACGCCGTAGAGCCCGGTCGCAACCGCGCCAACCGCGGCGCCTTCGGTTGGCGTAAACAGCGCCTGCAACCCCGGCTTGAACCAGTTCCAATCTCCAGCGATGCCGCCCATCACCAGCCCGAAGATTACCACGACTGGCCAGATTCGGCCCAATGTCCGGAACCGTTCACCCAGCGGTTTGCGTTCCGCAACAGGACCAGACCCCGGCTTGAGCCGGACATAGATTGCGACGGTAAGCATGTAACCCAGCGCTGCCAGGATGCCGGGCACCAGGGCCGCAATGAACATTTTGACAATATTCTGCTCTGTCAGGATGGCGTAGATCACCAAAATGATTGAAGGCGGGATAAGAATACCCAATGTCCCGCCCGCTGCCAGCACACCGGTGCTCAGCGCGTCCGAATAGCCCCGCTTGCGCATTTCGGGCAAGGCCACCTGCCCCATGGTCGACGCCGTTGCCAGTGACGAGCCGCACACTGCACCAAACCCTGCGCAGGCTCCGACCGCGGCCATTGCAACGCCGCCCTTTCGATGCCCCAGCCAGTCGGACGCTGCATTAAAAAGAGCCGCGCTCATACCCGATTTGGTGGCAAACTGCCCCATCAGCAGAAAGAGCGGCACGATGGTCAGTGAATAGCTGGAGAACGTGTCATAGGTCAGCGTCTTCATTTGGCTCAGCGTGGCTGACGGCCGCCCAAGCACGATCCAGGTGCCAATGAAACCGGTGGCAAACATTGCCGCGCCGATCGGGACCCGCAGGAAGATCGCCACCAGCATGACCCCAAATCCGGACAGTGCGAGTTCCAGGCCGCTCATGGCGTTGCCTCCGCACCGTCCACCAGCCAATTGAAAGACCGCCAAACGGTGTAGACGCTCACGATGAAGAACAACGTGCCGCCAACCGTGGCCAGCCCGAAGGGAATCCATACCGGCAGTTCCAACTCGTACGTGGTCTCAGGAAAAAACGGCTTCGCCCCCATTCCCAGTGCAGACCGAAACGCCTCGCCTCCATAGGGAAATTTCTCGCCGAAGCCCAAATACATGCGCCACAGAATGAGGCCCGCAATCACCGCGATCACGATATCGCCCATAAACCCGAAGAAGGCCCTTGCGCGGGCCCCTAGGCGGTCAACGGCGATATCTACCGTCACATGCCCACGTTTCAATTGGCACCATGGCAAGAATGCGAAAACGGCAATGGCGCAGCCCGCTTCCACCATCTCGAAGTCGCCCCGTATCGGGCTAAGGCCCAAAGACAACAAAGCCCGTCCGATAATCGACGCGACGGTGACAAGCGCCATGCTGACCAACAACGCTCCACCTGCATAGGCGAGCCAGCGACTGACATGTTCCAACCCACGCCCGACCCGCGCCTCTGCTGATTTCGCAATTGCCATGTATGTTGCCCCTAGCTTTCCAAAATGGACGGTCGCGCGTTCAGCGTCTCCACATCCATTCCGGCAATTGCCTTATAGTCTTTCGCCATGCCGTCCAACTCTGCTTGAGTCATGATGTCGTTGATATGCGCAAACCCATCGGGCGCGCGGGCGGCGGCGATGTCCAATATTTTGTCCGGCCCGTCGCCTCTGTTGGCCAGAACCAAGGCGTTCACCTTCGGACGCCGCTCTGCTTCGTATGCGTGCAATGCGTCCGGGGTCAGCCCGTGATTGCCAAAAGCCGCCGTCAGATGGCGCGCATCCAATATGCATTGTGACGCACCGTTTGACCCAATTGGGTACATGGCGTGCGCCGCGTCCCCTAACAATGTCACCCGCCCAAAGGTCCATTGATCCAACGGATCGCGGTCCACCATTGGGAATTCCCAGATACCGTCCGCATTTTCGATCACCGCCGGTACATCCAGCCAGTCAAAGGACCAGTCTTCAAAGTGTTTGGCGAAATCCGCGCGATCACCCTCCCGATTCCAGTCCTGCTGCCTCCAAATGTAGTCCTTTGGCATCGCCATATCGGCAATCCAATTGATGACCGAGCCACCGTCCTGTGTGTCTGCTATCGGGTACGCGGCGAATTTCAGATCCCTGCGCCCCGTCATGGTAACCGAGCGCCCAGTCAAAAAGCGCGGCCCTTTTGTTACGCCGCGCCACATCATAGTGCCACCCCACTGCGCCGGCCCCTCGTCGGGATACAAGCGGGCACGTGCCGTAGAGTTTATGCCTTCAGCAACAATCAGGACGTCGCCGCGGGCCTTGCCGCGTTCGTCACCGCTGCCCCGATCAACCAGTGAAATCTCAATGCCATCTTGAATATCGTCCCAGTGACCCAACGCCGCCCCCGTCGACACAGTCTCTGCCCCGCACCGACGGACCACTTCTTCAAACAACGCCATCTGAAATTTGCCACGATGAAGCGAGTACTGAGGCCATTGATACCCTGCCAGTTCGCCACGCGGTTCTGACCAAATCTGTGTGCCCTGCGCTGAAAAGTAGGCAAGCTCCTCGGTCCGAAGCCCGATTTCGTCCAACGTCTCTTTGAGCCCCAGCTCAAACAGCTCCCTGACGGCATGGGGTTGCAGGTTGATCCCTACACCCATTGGACGCAGTTCGCGGACCGCCTCGAATATCCGAAATGGGATACCGCGTTGGTGCAAGCTTAAACCAAGGGTCAGCCCCCCAATCCCCGCTCCAGAAATAAGAACCGTCATCTTGCCCCCTCAATTGAATAGGGCCCTGACATCCGTTCAGGGCCCCATCCGCATCCGTCAGGTCCAGATCAGTTGGAGTACTTGGCGACCAGCGCCTGCGCATCCGCAACCATCGCTGCGCCGTCCAGTCCGGCGGCGGTCATCTCTTCGATCCACTTGTTGGTGAGCTCGGCACCAATTGCGCGCAGTTGCTCCATGCTTGCGTCGTCAAATGTGACGACCGTGTTGTCGGTGGCTTTGACCACGTCAACACCTGTCGCATCGCCTTTGTCCATTGCAGCGCCGGCAAGGCCGGAGACTTCCAACCCGGAATTGTTGTCGATGATTGCTTTCAGGTCGTCCGGTAGGCTGTCGTATTTGGCCTTGTTCATGCCCCAGACGAAAAACGTATTGTACAGCGCACGGTCGCCGCTGATCTGGGTATGGCTGTCGGCAAGCTCATGCACTTTCAAAGGCGGAACGATCTCCCATGGGATGACCCCGCCATCAACAACACCTTTCGAAAGCGCCTCTGGGAATGCAGGAACCGGCATACCAACGGTGGTGGCGCCCAAGGCCTCCAGCAACGCATTGGCCTGGCGCGACGGTCCGCGCAGCTTCAACCCCGCCAGATCGCCTGGCTTGTTCACCGTCGACCCTTTGGTATGGATGACCCCCGGCCCATGCACATGCGTCGCCAAGAGATGAATATCCCCCATCCGTTCAGTCAGGTATTTCTGCGAGTACTCCCACAGGGCTTTCGACGTCGCCTCAGCGCTCATCGATCCCATGAAGGGCAGTTCAAACGCTTCTGTTTCCGGGAATCGGCCCGGCGTATAGCCGGGAAGCGCCCAGCCACAGTCAATTACGCCGTCACGAATCTGATCGTAGAGCGCCGGTGGCTTGCCACCCAACTGCATGCCTGGATACAGCTCTACCTTAATGCGGCCTTCGCTTTCGGCCATGATCTTGTCCGCCCAAGGCTGCATGAAGAATTGCGGCACAGACGCTTTTGGAGACAAGAAATGCTGGCAGCGCAGTGTAACCTCTTGCGCAAAAGAAAATGACGCACTGATGCTGACGGCAACGGCCCCTGCAAGCGCTGATGTGACGAATGTTTTCATTTAGATTTCCTCCCAGAAACAATTTGGAGCCGCGGCCCCCCTCAATTAGGTCTCGAACTTGGTCTCAAACCATTTTGTAACCGTCAACAGCGCCCGGGCAAAGTTTCACAGCTGTTGGGCACTGAACGTATCGCAGGCCTGAATCGTTGGATTTTCGTAACCGTTGGCAAACCACCTTTGCCTTTGCGCAGAGGTCCCATGTGTAAAGGTGTGAGGATTTGGCCTGCGCCCGGCATTGCGCTGCAGCGTGTCGTCACCGATCTGTCTGGCCGCATTCACTGCCTCGCTCAAATCCCCGCGTTCCAGCGAATTGAACCGCGCCTGCGCATAGCGCGCCCAGATGCCAGAAAAGCAATCCGCCTGCAGCTCGATGCGCACAGAAATCTGGTTGCTCCGCTCCTGCGAGCTTTGCTGTCGAATTCGGTTGGCCTGTACCAAAATACCCAGCTCGTTCTGGACATGGTGCGCAATTTCATGCGCAACCACATATGCAGCGGCAAAATCACCACCGGCACCAAGTCGCTTTTCCAAGGTCACGAAGAAATCCGTATCCAGATAGGCCTTCTTGTCCGCAGGGCAGTAAAACGGCCCCGAGGCACCTGACGCCCCGCCGCATGGGCTCTGCGTCGCCCCTTTGAACAAGACTAAAGTAGCGGGGGTGTAGGTCTCACCAACTTGGTCGCGGAATATTTCTGCCCAGACCTCTTCAGTGTCTGCCAAGACGACCGATACAAATTCGCCGGCTTGCCGATCGGCCTGGGTAATTTCCTGGCTAACCGCCTGCTCTTGCGACTCGGTCAAACCACCGCCTTGCAGCAGCGGCGTGACATCAATCCCGAGAAAGTACCCGATCACAAGGACAGCGACCAAGCCAAGCCCGCCAATGCCGCTCGCGGCCTTGCCTGTAGAGCGCCGCCCGCGACGATCCTCGATATTTCGGCTCCCACGCCGTCCCCGCCACTGCATATCGCACTCCTAACACTTGACCCCGTTGGGGTGACCATGAGCATATACCCTAAAAAGAAAAACCGGGCAGGCCAATGATGAAGCGTCTCTATGACTGGACGATGTCGCTCTCCGCGCATCCAAATGCGCTATGGGCGCTTGCCTTCGTGGCCTTTATCGAAAGCTCGGTCTTCCCAATCCCTCCTGATTTGCTGATGATCCCGATGATCATCGCGGCCCCGCACCGCGCCTTTCTGATTGCCACGGTATGCCTGTCGGCCTCTGTGCTGGGCGGACTTCTAGGCTACGCGATCGGCGCATTGGCATTTGACTGGCTTGGCCAACCGATACTGGAAGCGCTTGGAAAGGCCGACCGCATTGCCGAATTCAACCAACGTTTCAACGATCTTGGCTTCTGGGCGGTTCTGGTCGCGGGCATCACGCCGTTCCCCTACAAGGTCATCACCATTATGTCGGGTTGGACCGGCATGCCGCTGGGCACATTCATCATCACCTCCATCATCGCGCGCGGCCTTCGCTTTTTCGTCATCGCCGGGCTGCTCTGGAAGTTTGGTGAACCCATACGCGACTTCATAGAACGTCGATTAGGCCTTGTTTTCACGGTCTTTCTGGCATTGCTAATCGGCGGTTTCCTTCTGGTGAGATACATATGACCACGACCCGCCTCGCCCTGATTGCAGCTGCAGGCTCAGCCCTCCTTCTCGGCGGTGCTTTCCTG is from uncultured Litoreibacter sp. and encodes:
- a CDS encoding flavin-dependent oxidoreductase, with amino-acid sequence MTVLISGAGIGGLTLGLSLHQRGIPFRIFEAVRELRPMGVGINLQPHAVRELFELGLKETLDEIGLRTEELAYFSAQGTQIWSEPRGELAGYQWPQYSLHRGKFQMALFEEVVRRCGAETVSTGAALGHWDDIQDGIEISLVDRGSGDERGKARGDVLIVAEGINSTARARLYPDEGPAQWGGTMMWRGVTKGPRFLTGRSVTMTGRRDLKFAAYPIADTQDGGSVINWIADMAMPKDYIWRQQDWNREGDRADFAKHFEDWSFDWLDVPAVIENADGIWEFPMVDRDPLDQWTFGRVTLLGDAAHAMYPIGSNGASQCILDARHLTAAFGNHGLTPDALHAYEAERRPKVNALVLANRGDGPDKILDIAAARAPDGFAHINDIMTQAELDGMAKDYKAIAGMDVETLNARPSILES
- a CDS encoding TRAP transporter substrate-binding protein, whose product is MKTFVTSALAGAVAVSISASFSFAQEVTLRCQHFLSPKASVPQFFMQPWADKIMAESEGRIKVELYPGMQLGGKPPALYDQIRDGVIDCGWALPGYTPGRFPETEAFELPFMGSMSAEATSKALWEYSQKYLTERMGDIHLLATHVHGPGVIHTKGSTVNKPGDLAGLKLRGPSRQANALLEALGATTVGMPVPAFPEALSKGVVDGGVIPWEIVPPLKVHELADSHTQISGDRALYNTFFVWGMNKAKYDSLPDDLKAIIDNNSGLEVSGLAGAAMDKGDATGVDVVKATDNTVVTFDDASMEQLRAIGAELTNKWIEEMTAAGLDGAAMVADAQALVAKYSN
- a CDS encoding neutral zinc metallopeptidase; translated protein: MQWRGRRGSRNIEDRRGRRSTGKAASGIGGLGLVAVLVIGYFLGIDVTPLLQGGGLTESQEQAVSQEITQADRQAGEFVSVVLADTEEVWAEIFRDQVGETYTPATLVLFKGATQSPCGGASGASGPFYCPADKKAYLDTDFFVTLEKRLGAGGDFAAAYVVAHEIAHHVQNELGILVQANRIRQQSSQERSNQISVRIELQADCFSGIWARYAQARFNSLERGDLSEAVNAARQIGDDTLQRNAGRRPNPHTFTHGTSAQRQRWFANGYENPTIQACDTFSAQQL
- a CDS encoding YqaA family protein yields the protein MMKRLYDWTMSLSAHPNALWALAFVAFIESSVFPIPPDLLMIPMIIAAPHRAFLIATVCLSASVLGGLLGYAIGALAFDWLGQPILEALGKADRIAEFNQRFNDLGFWAVLVAGITPFPYKVITIMSGWTGMPLGTFIITSIIARGLRFFVIAGLLWKFGEPIRDFIERRLGLVFTVFLALLIGGFLLVRYI